The genome window GTGGGATCCGCAGGGGGCGTCAGCCAACCTGTTTTTCCAGGGATCACCAGCTCAGTCAATCCACCCACATTCGAACCGACAATCGGCAGACCCCAGGCCATTGCTTCCAGAGCTGCGATGCAAAAAGATTCCTCAAGAGAAGGCATGACGAAAACATCCCACCGCTCATAGGGAACGTTTTCACACCAACCAAGAAATTTGACGGAATTTGTCAGTCCATATCTTTGAACTTCGAGATGCAACTCCTCTTCTTCCTGCCCTGAACCGGCGATTTCAAGTGAAACGTCTGTCAGGCTCGTTTTAACAATAGAGAGTGCACGAATAAGATATTTTATTCCTTTAATGGGAACCAAACGGCCGGCAACGCCAAGAACGAAGCCTGGATGTTTCTTTATATGAATACAAGTATGAAGCGGAAGATCCACGCCGGGATACACCACCTGGGCATTGACACCGGACCATTCTGCAACGGTTCTTGAAGTCGCTATGATCTGATCGGCGCCGGCCAGATTAGGATGGGCTGGGATCATTCCTTCTGAACCCTCAATGACCCGGCCATGCAAGTGAGTGATGATTTTTACTCCTCCGACATAACGGCTGATCCAGCGGACGGCCCGTCCTCCCACATGTTGATGAAGGATTGAGAATTTATGATTAACATGGCCCCGTAAAAATCTCCATAAACCAACCGGATTGCGCTCACCGCCAGACCAGTCCAGGACTCGAACGAGGATGCCCTTTTTCTCCAGCAGAGCGACCAACGAACCATGACCGCGGCGGAACCAGACGTTGAGTTGGTACTTTTCCGGATCAAGATGATCGGCCAGAGCAGTCACGATTCGAGCCATCCCTGTGCCGTGAACCTCCGAGGTCGGTAGCAAGTGTAAAATTTGGTACGGCATATCAGGATTTTTTAATCCATCGCAATACCTTTCTCAGCCGGGGATGCGCTCGGATGAAGAGTCGGACGCGCTGGACGGCACTAAAACCGTATCGAACCCGCAAAATAAAATCAAGAAGCGAATCCTCCGGTTCGACTTTGGTACGATGAAGCAAATGCAGATCAGTGCCCAGCCGGTTCAACCCTTCATCGCATGTAAAGGCAAGCTGAAACCTACGACGCGTGGTGCATAGAACAGAATCGTTGTAAAAGCCGTAAGGGTAGGCAAAGGAGGAGGGAACTATTCCCAATAAATCAGCAAGGTCACGACCGCTTCCAGCGACTTCTTCCTCCAATTGTTCATCGGACAAGAGGGTCAGGTCCGCATGTGTTTTTGAATGCACTCCAAACTCAATGCCAAGTTTGGACCAATATGTTATTTGTTCTCCACTCATACAACACAGCGAATCGGATCCAGTCTCTCGATCCCAACTGTTTTTCCCTCCGATTTCATCCGTGACGACAAACACGGTTGCTTTAAAACCAAGATCCCGTAAAACCGGAAATGCATACCTGACAAGGTCGGCATAGGCATCATCAAAAGTGATCATCACCGGCTTTGCAGGCAGCTGTTTACCTGAAGAGCGCCAGGCCAGCCAATCGCTGCCAACAATGGAGCAAAAACCTCTGCGCTTGAGCCAGTGCATCTGCCTTTTAAAGCGCTCGGGAGCAATAGTAAGCCCCGCCAAGGCGCCTGCCCGTACCGGCCCCACATGATGATACATAAGCACAGAAAGAGCCTCAAAACGGTTATGGTGTAACCACCTTGAACCAGATCGGTGATTTTGAAAACCATTAATTTTCACATTCAGGATTCGGGTATTTCCTCTCTGCTGTTCGGACCGGTCAAATCTGGCCTGTCCGGGAATTTCCCGCAAAGGTGCGCTGACCACCCCCAGGGCAACAATAGGCCAGATAAATAACCGGCGATAGAAGCCAGACTAAATAAAACATGCCATCCCCTGAAATGGATGATCGACTGAAACAGTGTCCGCAGCTCACTATGGACTAAAGTCCAGATAAAGTTATAGAGAAATTTTTTAAAGCTTTGATCCTGCGCTGAAAAATACCAAAGCAGGCGGGTATCACCCACCCCGTATTCAAATAAACGATGGAGGGTGGATAACATACCTGTCCGATGCTTTTGGAATACTATGCTGTCCGGTGCATAGCGGACATGATAACCGGCGCGAATAACGCGACACTGGAGGTAATCATCGTCGCTGCAGTCCTGAAAAAATGTGCTAAATCCTTTAAGCGCCACAAGCAGTTCACGCCGGAACGCCATATTAGCGCCAACTCCCAGCACGGCTTTAATATAGATATTACCAACCTTTTCCGGCGTCATTTCGACTGATTCGGCGGCGCAAAAGCCCCGTGCAAAGCTGTTGAATTGCCGTTGCACCCAATTGCTTTGATCTCCGCTTATGGCTTTTCCAGTAACGGCGCCTATACGGCGATCACCAAAAGCGCGCGCTATCGCGTCGAGCCAGCCGGGATCAACCTGACAATCATCATCAATAAAGGCGATGATCTCACCGGAAGCGCTTCGAATCGCGCTGTTACGCGCTGTCGACAGACCGATGGTGGGCTCATGAATATAGACCGTTTTATATTTTTCCGCCACCTTCTTGGTGGCGTCCCCGTCGGACCCATTGTCAACCACAATGATTTCATGCGCTTTACTTCGAATGGGCTGAAGGGATGCCAGGCATTCCTCCAGCTCTCTGGGGCGATTACGGCTGCAGATTGCAACGGTTATTTTCGGGAAGGATAACATGAAGGGTCAGGATAAATTGCGAATGTCTTGGAGCGATAGCCCGTTATTTTTCATTTGCCGGTAATATCCGAGTAAAAAGGATAAATCATACCACTGCCGAAACAGAAAATCAGAGTTAAGAAATTCAGCGCCGCTGCGACATGCTTTGCTTATATAGGCAGAACTTCTCGGCATATACCAAACAAGATGGCTTTTCAACTTTTGCTTTATATTGCCCTGTATGATCATTTCTGGTAAAATATCCAGCTGGCGAAAGACACGCGAACGATGTAAATCAGCCAGGGCAAACTGCTCTGCCCGTACTAGATGTGATTTTTCCAGATCTTTAGTGTTATGGTGGTAGACTAGGGCATCCGGCTCGTAGACGAATTGAACGTCGGACGTCGCTAGACGGCTCGCAAGCTCGGCGTCTTCCTCAACATCTCGCAAGGCAGGATTAAAACCACCATGAGCCAAAAACAGGACTCTGGGAATCGAGGAATTCAGACCAATCCAGAATTCGCTTCTTGTTTTCATGTCCATCCTTGAAAGGGATTGCTCAAGCCGTTTCTGTATGATAGCGACCGTCTCTCGCAAAAAATGTTCCATGTTGGTACTGGGAGCGTTGGAATAGACATGCACCAATCGACCAAGAACGACGCGTTTTGAAGAAGAGTCCTTATGATGTCTAGCATGGGAATCAAGCCATCCAGGCCCCGGCACCGTATCATCATCAAGAAAAGCCAACAACGATCCCTTAGCCCTCGCTACGCCAAGATTGCGGGCGAATGCCTGACCACGATTCTCGGAACAAAAGATCCAGTGGATAGGAAAAGGAACATGCACATCCGCGGCCAATCGGCGAGTTCCGGGATCCTCCCCGTCAGATACGACGATTGTTTCGAAAGAACTAGACTGCCGTTCCAGTGCACGGAGCACCTGGGCAAGCAGATCGGCGCGGCCGATGGTTGATATAACGACGCTTATATCGATTGCCATGGAAGCAGAGTTCAGCTAGATGTCTTGCGGAAAACAGCATAAACGCGATGTTCAGTAGTCTCGCTGTGGACAAGGCGCAGTGATGGATGGCGGCCGACATAATTCCGAATTGCCACTCCTCCACGGATGAAAAGATCCGCCCACCAACTTTTTTCAAACTCGCTGTCCTGTTTTTGGCAAACGAGTAAAAAATACCCGTCGGCGGCCAATGCCGCTACTAATTTGTCCCTGACCCGTTTAACATCCCAGGGATGAAACATGTTTTCCATCAGATCCATGGCGGCAACAAAATCGAATTTTCCAGACACCGGGTCCGTCAAAATATTCAGGTTCTGAAATGAAACATGAGCATCAGGCACATTGTGCCGCGCTCGTGTCAGTGCGGTTTCGCTGAAATCAACCGCAAGCAGAGATCGACATCTTGTCGATAACAGCCGGGTGAAGGCGCCTTCTGCGCAACCCACCTCCAGGGCATAGTGGAATTTTCCCTCACTCACTTTATCAAGCAATGACAGGACTTTACGAAAATGGGCTTGACCCTCGCTCTCCCCTGCCTGCCAGGGATCCGGT of bacterium contains these proteins:
- a CDS encoding glycosyltransferase, whose protein sequence is MLSFPKITVAICSRNRPRELEECLASLQPIRSKAHEIIVVDNGSDGDATKKVAEKYKTVYIHEPTIGLSTARNSAIRSASGEIIAFIDDDCQVDPGWLDAIARAFGDRRIGAVTGKAISGDQSNWVQRQFNSFARGFCAAESVEMTPEKVGNIYIKAVLGVGANMAFRRELLVALKGFSTFFQDCSDDDYLQCRVIRAGYHVRYAPDSIVFQKHRTGMLSTLHRLFEYGVGDTRLLWYFSAQDQSFKKFLYNFIWTLVHSELRTLFQSIIHFRGWHVLFSLASIAGYLSGLLLPWGWSAHLCGKFPDRPDLTGPNSREEIPES
- a CDS encoding glycosyltransferase family 2 protein, whose product is MAIDISVVISTIGRADLLAQVLRALERQSSSFETIVVSDGEDPGTRRLAADVHVPFPIHWIFCSENRGQAFARNLGVARAKGSLLAFLDDDTVPGPGWLDSHARHHKDSSSKRVVLGRLVHVYSNAPSTNMEHFLRETVAIIQKRLEQSLSRMDMKTRSEFWIGLNSSIPRVLFLAHGGFNPALRDVEEDAELASRLATSDVQFVYEPDALVYHHNTKDLEKSHLVRAEQFALADLHRSRVFRQLDILPEMIIQGNIKQKLKSHLVWYMPRSSAYISKACRSGAEFLNSDFLFRQWYDLSFLLGYYRQMKNNGLSLQDIRNLS
- a CDS encoding polysaccharide deacetylase family protein; translation: MKINGFQNHRSGSRWLHHNRFEALSVLMYHHVGPVRAGALAGLTIAPERFKRQMHWLKRRGFCSIVGSDWLAWRSSGKQLPAKPVMITFDDAYADLVRYAFPVLRDLGFKATVFVVTDEIGGKNSWDRETGSDSLCCMSGEQITYWSKLGIEFGVHSKTHADLTLLSDEQLEEEVAGSGRDLADLLGIVPSSFAYPYGFYNDSVLCTTRRRFQLAFTCDEGLNRLGTDLHLLHRTKVEPEDSLLDFILRVRYGFSAVQRVRLFIRAHPRLRKVLRWIKKS
- a CDS encoding glycosyltransferase family 4 protein, whose product is MARIVTALADHLDPEKYQLNVWFRRGHGSLVALLEKKGILVRVLDWSGGERNPVGLWRFLRGHVNHKFSILHQHVGGRAVRWISRYVGGVKIITHLHGRVIEGSEGMIPAHPNLAGADQIIATSRTVAEWSGVNAQVVYPGVDLPLHTCIHIKKHPGFVLGVAGRLVPIKGIKYLIRALSIVKTSLTDVSLEIAGSGQEEEELHLEVQRYGLTNSVKFLGWCENVPYERWDVFVMPSLEESFCIAALEAMAWGLPIVGSNVGGLTELVIPGKTGWLTPPADPTALADRIVSLSSKAQERRTMGLAARERAAFFNTKRMCRSIEEIYQTLLAD